Proteins encoded together in one Nitrospiria bacterium window:
- a CDS encoding sulfotransferase produces the protein MAPHRSYTSVVSAMLGQHPQMYGLPEMNLFVAENMSEWWAMFRQGTAIGVHGPLRVVAEIYGQEQTEQTIREAWNWLRQRLNRDTGSIFREIAEQVDPLAVVEKSPTTVYRVEYMERARRVFPRAKFLHLLRHPLGHGQSVLKAFEEFDQFGALPRGLGNSEGARPVRPRPGIGGAPSSSRSDDGLYDYSTDPPTLDPQMRWYKLQTNIRHFLSALPPWQWMQIRGEDLMADPDLHLRDIASWLGFRTDPEAIEQMKHPERSPYACFGPPNAHLGNDPNFLQKPALRAGKSATLSLDAPVPWRKDGMKFRPEVQALARQFGYV, from the coding sequence TTGGCGCCTCATCGCTCCTATACCAGCGTGGTCTCCGCCATGCTTGGGCAGCATCCTCAAATGTACGGCTTGCCTGAGATGAATCTATTTGTCGCCGAAAACATGTCCGAATGGTGGGCGATGTTCCGGCAAGGCACCGCGATCGGCGTTCACGGGCCGCTTCGGGTCGTCGCGGAAATTTACGGCCAGGAGCAGACGGAGCAGACCATCCGGGAGGCCTGGAACTGGCTGAGACAGAGACTCAACCGTGACACCGGTTCGATCTTCCGGGAGATCGCGGAGCAGGTCGATCCTCTGGCCGTGGTGGAAAAAAGCCCGACCACCGTTTACCGTGTCGAGTACATGGAACGGGCCCGCCGCGTCTTTCCACGCGCAAAATTTCTTCATCTGCTGCGCCATCCGTTGGGACACGGGCAATCGGTCCTGAAGGCATTCGAGGAGTTCGATCAATTCGGCGCGTTGCCGCGAGGGCTTGGGAATTCGGAGGGAGCACGGCCCGTCAGGCCTAGACCCGGAATCGGAGGGGCACCCTCGTCGAGCCGGTCGGACGACGGGCTATATGACTATAGCACCGATCCGCCGACCCTTGATCCGCAGATGCGCTGGTACAAGCTTCAAACAAATATACGTCATTTCTTGTCCGCGCTCCCTCCCTGGCAGTGGATGCAGATTCGCGGGGAGGACCTGATGGCCGACCCGGATCTCCATCTTCGGGACATCGCAAGCTGGCTGGGATTTAGAACGGACCCGGAAGCGATCGAGCAAATGAAGCATCCGGAACGGTCGCCGTACGCGTGCTTCGGGCCGCCCAACGCCCATCTGGGAAATGACCCGAATTTTCTTCAGAAACCCGCCCTGAGGGCCGGAAAGTCGGCGACGCTGAGTCTCGACGCTCCGGTCCCATGGCGCAAGGACGGAATGAAATTCAGACCGGAGGTTCAGGCGTTGGCCCGACAATTCGGATATGTGTGA
- a CDS encoding NAD-dependent epimerase/dehydratase family protein codes for MKVLLTGATGFIGWEVLKRLLAQGDQVRVLVRPETLAQSDHGRELQKMEGVEVIPGALTDVKVLTDAVEGTEIVYHLAWQSKRGIAKGRSGDGEDIARINIETTSNLLKACAEHRIRRFIYTSTVAVYGSSSDMNKWPVNEEAPLEGSYGGEYSLNYIEPKRTIENMIRQTAKESGFEYVILRPSIVYGAGSPMSDRMVQQAMQGPNRRAGQGNQVGLQMVHVRDAAESVILAGKRPEAVGREFNIAGPEVASVDEMNRMLRAAMFRINRGMPLPGRFLGQLKGYQRYDTTKAEMILGFKSQITLPEGLAEMMAGGMGVPYTPSAIGRSAARIAQAYDFRLDFNLLNGFYDNSDFWDFGYWDAGTKNQREACENLVEKLLAYIPEKKGNILDVACGKGASTRLLLNYYKPENIIGINISEKQLEICRRNAPGVDFRLMNAVNLEFPNEHFDNVLCVEAAGHFDTRDMFLREAHRVLKPGGKLVLCDAIFTPRAQTPQERTQQEVNYVRNAEEFGEALKQAGFRDVIAVDTTRESWGGFSEHLRAYLDEGKQNGTLDDRNHAAVSSWLNRLETYFEFYVVASGTKK; via the coding sequence TTGAAAGTTCTACTGACAGGAGCAACCGGTTTCATCGGTTGGGAAGTACTCAAGCGGCTGTTGGCACAGGGCGACCAGGTCCGGGTGCTCGTGCGGCCGGAAACGCTCGCACAATCAGACCACGGCCGGGAACTTCAGAAAATGGAAGGGGTCGAGGTCATTCCGGGGGCCCTGACCGATGTAAAGGTCCTGACCGATGCCGTTGAAGGGACGGAAATCGTTTACCATCTCGCCTGGCAGTCGAAACGCGGCATCGCCAAAGGTCGATCGGGGGACGGCGAGGACATCGCTCGGATCAATATCGAAACCACCTCGAATCTACTCAAGGCCTGCGCGGAGCATCGTATACGTCGCTTTATTTACACCAGTACGGTGGCGGTCTACGGGTCTTCATCCGACATGAACAAATGGCCGGTCAACGAGGAAGCGCCGTTGGAGGGTTCTTATGGCGGCGAATATTCTTTGAACTATATCGAACCCAAGCGCACCATCGAGAACATGATACGTCAGACGGCCAAGGAGTCGGGATTCGAATACGTCATCCTCCGCCCCTCCATCGTGTACGGCGCAGGGTCTCCCATGTCCGACCGAATGGTCCAGCAGGCCATGCAGGGTCCGAATCGCCGCGCGGGCCAGGGCAATCAGGTGGGTCTCCAGATGGTGCATGTCCGGGACGCAGCCGAGTCGGTTATCCTGGCTGGAAAGCGTCCGGAGGCGGTCGGGCGGGAGTTCAACATTGCCGGGCCGGAGGTTGCGTCTGTTGACGAAATGAACCGGATGCTCCGGGCGGCAATGTTTCGAATCAATCGCGGGATGCCGCTGCCGGGCCGCTTCCTGGGACAGTTGAAGGGGTATCAACGATACGACACCACAAAGGCCGAGATGATTCTTGGTTTTAAGTCTCAAATCACGCTCCCGGAAGGTTTGGCGGAGATGATGGCCGGGGGGATGGGTGTCCCATATACTCCATCGGCGATAGGAAGGTCCGCCGCCAGGATCGCACAGGCGTACGACTTCCGGTTGGACTTCAACCTGCTGAATGGTTTTTATGATAACAGCGATTTCTGGGACTTCGGCTACTGGGACGCCGGAACGAAGAACCAACGGGAAGCCTGCGAGAATCTGGTGGAAAAACTGCTGGCGTACATTCCCGAGAAAAAAGGGAATATCCTGGATGTGGCCTGCGGCAAGGGAGCCTCGACACGCCTGTTGCTCAACTACTACAAGCCGGAGAACATCATCGGGATCAATATCTCCGAGAAACAACTCGAGATCTGCCGGAGAAACGCGCCCGGCGTGGATTTCCGGCTGATGAACGCGGTGAATCTGGAATTTCCAAATGAGCATTTCGACAACGTCCTTTGCGTCGAAGCCGCCGGACACTTTGACACTCGTGATATGTTTCTCCGGGAGGCCCACCGCGTTCTCAAACCGGGGGGTAAACTGGTCCTATGCGATGCAATCTTCACCCCGCGGGCACAGACCCCGCAGGAACGAACTCAGCAGGAGGTCAATTACGTCCGCAACGCGGAGGAGTTCGGTGAGGCATTGAAGCAGGCGGGTTTCAGGGATGTCATCGCGGTGGACACGACCCGGGAGAGCTGGGGCGGGTTCTCCGAACACCTCCGGGCCTATCTGGACGAGGGAAAGCAGAACGGCACTTTGGACGACCGAAACCATGCGGCGGTCTCATCCTGGCTGAATCGTCTTGAAACCTACTTCGAGTTTTATGTGGTCGCTTCCGGAACCAAAAAATAA
- a CDS encoding NAD(P)-dependent oxidoreductase, with protein MSGGGSGDNPRVLLTGATGFIGSHVLDRVLMQEGRVRVLALPETIKDLRQPDRVEVVAGSVTDEALLTEAVRGVEMVYHMAALLPGSSHVDLMKINVHGTENLLRACGRAGGIRRFVFTSSVAVYGGAFSPNEWPINEDTPTNPRGTEDLRNYGRSKVAAESLVRRYAKDLGFEPVILRPSTCYGVGSPSAEAMVQRALTDPRAGSGPGSQVTMQLIHVRDLAEGIVRAGTLPEAAHEAFNLAGIEVATYRDVVSLIRRLGGRTEWVSPWPDPSQVWRRYVLIYEMTKAERLLGFVPGTAMQEGFAEMAAAFDTHGSTVTAADQPMMPLY; from the coding sequence ATGTCCGGCGGAGGGAGCGGGGATAATCCTCGCGTGCTTTTAACCGGCGCCACCGGCTTTATCGGTTCTCATGTCCTGGATCGGGTTCTGATGCAGGAGGGCCGGGTCCGTGTGTTGGCCTTGCCGGAAACGATCAAGGATCTTCGACAACCGGACCGGGTCGAGGTGGTGGCCGGAAGCGTGACGGATGAGGCGCTTCTGACCGAGGCGGTTCGGGGCGTGGAGATGGTTTACCATATGGCCGCTCTTCTGCCCGGAAGTTCGCACGTCGACCTGATGAAGATCAACGTACACGGGACGGAAAACCTCCTTCGGGCCTGCGGCCGGGCAGGCGGGATACGCCGCTTTGTCTTTACGAGTTCCGTTGCGGTATACGGCGGGGCCTTTTCTCCGAACGAATGGCCGATCAACGAGGACACCCCGACCAACCCGAGGGGAACCGAAGATTTGCGTAATTACGGCCGGTCCAAGGTGGCGGCCGAAAGCCTGGTGCGGCGGTATGCGAAGGACTTGGGGTTTGAGCCCGTGATACTCCGCCCCTCCACCTGCTACGGGGTGGGGAGTCCTTCCGCTGAGGCGATGGTCCAGCGTGCCCTGACCGATCCAAGGGCGGGAAGCGGTCCCGGTTCCCAGGTCACCATGCAGCTCATCCATGTCCGTGACCTGGCGGAGGGGATTGTGCGGGCGGGAACCTTACCCGAAGCGGCCCACGAAGCCTTTAACCTGGCCGGGATCGAGGTGGCCACGTATCGGGATGTCGTGTCCCTGATCCGGAGGCTCGGAGGCCGTACGGAATGGGTTTCGCCGTGGCCGGACCCGTCTCAGGTCTGGCGACGGTATGTTCTCATCTACGAAATGACGAAGGCCGAACGACTCCTCGGCTTCGTCCCGGGGACGGCCATGCAGGAAGGTTTTGCAGAAATGGCGGCCGCGTTCGACACACACGGTTCGACCGTGACGGCCGCCGATCAACCCATGATGCCACTGTACTGA
- a CDS encoding alkaline phosphatase family protein: MTEKQFHPTVLIGLDGATFSVLDPLMKAGVMPFLREFVSRGVRGILLSTPHPLTPPAWTSLMTGRTPGSHGVFDFVRVEQDTDHPQYTLLTSEDVRCETVWSMASREGCRVTTLNFPCMFPPQPINGFVIPGFVPWRYLSRAVYPKELYGRLKARPEFNAKELALDWDVERKALQGLGKEEFEPWIQFHITREQQWFEIVRMLMKEEPCRLTAILFDGVDKLQHLCYYLLDPKFTPQNPTAWEQKVREHCLDYFRQLDGFLAEIIQMAGPEARVFMASDHGFTDAGGKIFYTNVWLEQQGYLKWADGVALDKDGRLTLEGHTGSDTMYDWGWDSTPAAPRTTAFALTASSNGIFIRRASKPGMPGVPAEEYHSFRRQLIDRLLAFRDPETGQPVVERVLTREEAFPGERTAGAPDLTLALRDRSFLSVLRADEPLKRRMLPYGTHHPHGVFMGRGPGIRAGGEVSEFPIINIAPTLLYSLGLAVPSDLEGKPALDAFESEFLKVRPLRTGPPTVSAGSSGAGPEKASMDEGQKSQVMEQLKALGYLE; the protein is encoded by the coding sequence GGGGTCCGGGGAATTTTGCTCTCCACGCCCCATCCGTTGACCCCACCGGCTTGGACTTCCCTGATGACGGGACGGACTCCGGGGAGCCACGGGGTGTTCGACTTCGTGCGGGTCGAGCAGGACACCGATCATCCACAGTACACCCTCCTCACCTCGGAGGATGTCCGTTGCGAAACCGTCTGGTCGATGGCGAGCCGGGAAGGGTGTCGCGTCACCACATTGAATTTTCCGTGCATGTTCCCGCCTCAACCGATCAACGGGTTCGTCATCCCGGGCTTCGTGCCGTGGCGCTATCTTTCCCGGGCCGTATATCCCAAGGAGTTATACGGCCGGCTCAAGGCCCGTCCGGAGTTCAACGCCAAGGAGCTGGCGCTCGACTGGGACGTGGAGCGCAAGGCCCTCCAGGGCCTGGGGAAGGAGGAGTTCGAACCCTGGATCCAATTTCATATCACCCGCGAACAACAGTGGTTCGAGATCGTTCGAATGCTCATGAAGGAGGAGCCCTGCCGCCTCACCGCGATCCTCTTCGACGGCGTGGATAAATTGCAGCACCTCTGCTATTATCTGCTGGACCCGAAGTTCACGCCTCAAAATCCCACCGCCTGGGAGCAAAAGGTAAGGGAGCACTGCCTCGATTATTTCCGCCAATTGGACGGCTTCCTGGCCGAGATCATCCAGATGGCCGGCCCCGAGGCCCGTGTCTTCATGGCCTCGGATCACGGGTTTACGGACGCAGGTGGAAAAATCTTCTACACCAACGTCTGGCTTGAACAACAGGGATACTTGAAATGGGCGGATGGGGTCGCCCTGGACAAAGACGGGCGTCTCACGCTGGAAGGCCACACCGGATCCGATACGATGTACGACTGGGGCTGGGATTCGACGCCCGCCGCCCCCCGCACGACCGCCTTCGCGCTCACCGCGAGCAGCAACGGAATTTTCATCCGCCGGGCCAGCAAGCCCGGCATGCCGGGGGTCCCGGCGGAAGAGTATCATTCCTTCCGTCGGCAACTGATCGACCGGCTGCTCGCGTTTCGGGACCCTGAAACGGGTCAGCCGGTGGTGGAGCGCGTTCTGACCCGCGAGGAGGCCTTCCCGGGCGAGCGGACCGCCGGAGCGCCGGATCTCACCCTGGCCCTGCGGGACCGGAGCTTTCTGTCGGTGCTCCGGGCCGACGAGCCGTTGAAGCGGCGGATGCTCCCCTACGGCACGCATCATCCACACGGGGTCTTCATGGGGCGCGGTCCGGGCATCCGGGCGGGTGGGGAAGTGTCGGAGTTCCCGATCATCAATATCGCGCCCACACTCCTTTACAGCCTGGGACTGGCCGTACCAAGCGATCTGGAGGGAAAACCCGCCCTCGACGCGTTCGAGTCGGAATTCTTGAAGGTCCGTCCGCTCCGCACCGGGCCGCCCACCGTTTCGGCGGGATCGTCGGGAGCCGGGCCGGAAAAGGCTTCCATGGATGAGGGTCAAAAATCGCAAGTCATGGAACAGTTGAAGGCGTTGGGATACTTGGAGTAG
- a CDS encoding alpha/beta hydrolase, which yields MPITEINRLPVHYQAAGQGPTLVLIHGLFSNLAFWYMSVVPILARRYRVVVYDLRGHGYSGSPPSGYTTHDMADDLHHLLEHLGDERVHLIGHSFGGGVALHYTVLHPERVRSLTLADARVPALQPPLQPRGTAHWKRLNTRLRRAGIELPENLPRVAYSLFEDLAHLRRSPSVTEQGHGDRMGGFLGARTGNSRAMQRWSQLMRTTTAHRDLEDPAGLTVEQIRGVKQPTLAIFGRRSSCLPTLRGLKQCIPHCRSILISNAGHFHPVLKPEGFVKHVEEFIGRVEIEQQQTVISGSG from the coding sequence ATGCCGATCACGGAAATCAACAGGCTGCCGGTTCATTATCAAGCTGCGGGACAAGGTCCGACCCTTGTTTTAATCCATGGACTGTTCTCGAACCTTGCGTTCTGGTACATGAGCGTGGTGCCGATACTCGCACGCCGCTATCGGGTCGTGGTGTACGATCTGCGTGGACACGGCTACAGCGGCAGTCCGCCTTCCGGTTACACCACTCACGATATGGCGGACGACCTGCATCACCTTCTGGAACATCTGGGCGACGAGCGGGTGCACCTTATCGGACACAGCTTTGGAGGCGGGGTCGCGTTGCATTACACCGTGCTTCATCCCGAACGCGTCCGGTCGCTTACGCTCGCGGATGCCCGGGTCCCGGCCTTGCAACCTCCCCTGCAACCCCGCGGCACGGCCCACTGGAAACGTCTCAACACGCGGCTTCGCCGGGCGGGGATCGAGCTGCCGGAGAACCTGCCGCGGGTCGCCTACAGCCTGTTCGAGGACCTGGCCCATCTGCGGCGATCTCCGTCGGTTACGGAACAGGGCCATGGCGATCGGATGGGGGGGTTTTTGGGAGCGCGGACGGGAAACTCGCGGGCCATGCAGCGTTGGTCCCAGTTGATGCGAACCACCACGGCCCACCGGGACCTCGAGGACCCGGCCGGACTGACGGTGGAGCAGATTCGAGGGGTCAAACAGCCGACCCTTGCGATCTTCGGGCGGCGCTCCAGCTGCCTGCCGACGCTTCGCGGGTTGAAACAGTGCATTCCCCATTGCCGGTCGATTCTGATTTCGAACGCGGGACATTTTCATCCGGTTCTCAAGCCGGAAGGTTTTGTAAAACATGTGGAGGAGTTCATTGGGAGAGTCGAAATTGAACAGCAACAAACGGTCATCAGCGGGTCTGGATAG